The Thermodesulfovibrionales bacterium region CTCAAGGGTAACACCTGTTTTCGGATTCCTGCCGACCCTTGAGCCCTTCTGTCTTACATTGAAGGTACCAAAGCCTGAAATCTTTATAGATTCTCCCTGACTGAATATCTCCTTCATTGTATCAAATACTAGCTCCACAAAATCATAGGCCTCCTTTCTGGTGAGACCTACCTTTTCACAGAGTGTATTAACGATC contains the following coding sequences:
- a CDS encoding integration host factor subunit alpha, which translates into the protein MTKAEIVNTLCEKVGLTRKEAYDFVELVFDTMKEIFSQGESIKISGFGTFNVRQKGSRVGRNPKTGVTLEIKPRRVISFKISSQLKEEIEVLPRSE